One window of Mesorhizobium sp. PAMC28654 genomic DNA carries:
- the preA gene encoding NAD-dependent dihydropyrimidine dehydrogenase subunit PreA — MADIRNNFVGIKSPNPFWLASAPPTDKAYNVIRAFKAGWGGVVWKTLGEEGPPVVNVNGPRYGAIWGADRRLLGLNNIELITDRDLQTNLREMKQVKMDWPDRALIASIMVPCEEESWKAILPLVEETEADGIELNFGCPHGMSERGMGAAVGQVPEYIEMVVRWCKQYTRMPVITKLTPNITDIRKPARAAHAGGTDAVSLINTINSITGVNLDSFAPEPTIDGKGSHGGYCGPAVKPIAMNMVAEIARDPETRGLPISGIGGITTWRDAAEFMALGAGNVQVCTAAMTYGFKIVQEMIAGLEDWMDEKGHASLDDIIGRATPNVTDWQYLNLNYIAKARIDQDACIKCGRCHIACEDTSHQAITSMVDGVRHFEVIEAECVGCNLCVNVCPVENCITMEPLAVGAMDERTGKPVSPIYANWTTHPNNPMAKVAAE, encoded by the coding sequence ATGGCTGACATCCGCAATAATTTCGTCGGCATCAAATCGCCAAATCCGTTCTGGCTGGCTTCGGCGCCGCCGACCGACAAGGCCTACAATGTCATCCGCGCCTTCAAGGCAGGGTGGGGCGGTGTCGTCTGGAAGACGCTGGGCGAGGAGGGCCCTCCAGTCGTCAACGTCAACGGCCCGCGCTACGGCGCGATCTGGGGCGCCGACCGCCGGCTGCTCGGTCTCAACAACATCGAGTTGATCACCGATCGTGACCTGCAGACCAATCTGCGCGAGATGAAGCAGGTCAAGATGGATTGGCCCGATCGCGCCCTCATCGCCTCGATCATGGTGCCCTGCGAAGAGGAGAGCTGGAAAGCCATCCTGCCGCTGGTCGAGGAGACGGAGGCCGATGGCATCGAGCTCAATTTCGGCTGCCCGCACGGCATGTCGGAGCGCGGCATGGGTGCGGCCGTCGGCCAGGTGCCGGAATATATCGAAATGGTGGTGCGCTGGTGCAAGCAGTACACGCGCATGCCCGTCATCACCAAGCTGACGCCCAACATCACCGACATCCGCAAGCCGGCGCGGGCAGCGCATGCCGGCGGCACCGACGCGGTGTCGCTGATCAACACCATCAACTCGATCACCGGCGTCAATCTCGACAGCTTCGCGCCGGAGCCCACCATCGACGGCAAGGGCTCGCATGGCGGCTATTGCGGACCTGCGGTGAAGCCGATCGCCATGAACATGGTTGCCGAGATCGCGCGTGATCCGGAAACCCGCGGTCTGCCGATATCCGGCATAGGCGGCATCACCACATGGCGCGACGCCGCCGAATTCATGGCGCTCGGCGCCGGCAATGTGCAGGTGTGCACGGCGGCGATGACCTACGGCTTCAAGATCGTGCAGGAGATGATCGCCGGTCTGGAAGACTGGATGGACGAGAAGGGGCATGCCTCGCTCGACGACATCATCGGCCGCGCCACGCCCAACGTCACCGATTGGCAGTATCTCAACCTCAACTACATCGCCAAGGCGCGTATCGACCAGGACGCCTGCATCAAATGCGGCCGCTGCCACATCGCCTGCGAGGACACTTCGCACCAGGCGATCACCAGCATGGTCGACGGCGTCAGGCACTTCGAGGTGATAGAGGCCGAGTGCGTCGGCTGCAATCTGTGCGTCAATGTCTGCCCGGTCGAGAACTGTATCACCATGGAGCCACTGGCGGTTGGCGCGATGGATGAGCGTACCGGCAAGCCAGTGTCGCCGATCTACGCCAATTGGACCACGCATCCGAACAATCCGATGGCCAAGGTGGCTGCGGAGTAG
- a CDS encoding ABC transporter permease encodes MQVQYIGAFTIVLEVLSRFWPVWVALAIVMGASFAYKKKLALYGQLFDSGVGIVGVAICLFWLFTAIFASTISPFDPLGQIPVMKDVLPGAVEPQSGLVYLFGGDKLARDVFSRMVYGSQIVLIIAPAATGFALMVGITLGLPAGYYGGKIDTVLSFLANLVLAFPVILLFYLLVTPGIMDTPIPYALAGVFFLFPIIFFSVLFWTRYKNRPDRIYILLGLTLVIGGWIYLGLVFDKDPLHIVHIDPNQLNIFVAVVFASSPGVFRIVRGLVMDIKTRDYVAAAQTRGESPWYIMLWEILPNARGPLIVDACLRIGYTTILLGTLGYFGLGLAPESPDWGTAIKDASRLLRSFIHPALPPTIALMSFVLGLNLLADSLREQSMKD; translated from the coding sequence ATGCAAGTCCAATATATCGGCGCCTTCACCATTGTCCTCGAAGTGCTCTCGCGCTTCTGGCCGGTCTGGGTCGCGCTCGCCATCGTCATGGGCGCGAGCTTCGCCTACAAGAAGAAGTTGGCGCTCTACGGCCAGCTGTTCGACAGCGGCGTCGGCATCGTCGGCGTCGCCATCTGCCTGTTCTGGTTGTTCACGGCAATCTTCGCCTCGACCATCTCGCCTTTCGATCCGCTCGGCCAGATTCCGGTGATGAAGGACGTGTTGCCGGGCGCCGTCGAGCCGCAATCGGGGCTGGTCTATCTGTTCGGTGGCGACAAGCTGGCCCGCGACGTCTTTTCACGCATGGTCTATGGCAGCCAGATCGTGCTGATCATCGCGCCGGCGGCGACCGGTTTCGCGCTGATGGTCGGCATCACGCTCGGTCTGCCCGCGGGCTATTATGGCGGCAAGATCGACACGGTGCTGTCGTTCCTCGCCAACCTCGTGCTGGCCTTCCCGGTCATCCTGCTGTTCTACCTGCTGGTGACACCGGGCATCATGGACACGCCGATACCCTATGCGCTGGCCGGGGTGTTCTTCCTGTTTCCGATCATCTTTTTCAGCGTGCTGTTCTGGACGCGCTACAAGAACCGACCTGACCGGATCTACATCCTGCTCGGCCTGACCCTGGTGATCGGCGGCTGGATCTACCTCGGCCTCGTCTTCGACAAGGACCCGCTGCACATCGTCCATATCGACCCCAACCAGCTCAACATCTTCGTGGCGGTGGTGTTCGCCTCCAGCCCGGGCGTGTTCCGCATCGTGCGCGGCCTGGTGATGGACATCAAGACGCGCGACTATGTGGCGGCGGCGCAGACGCGCGGTGAATCTCCCTGGTACATCATGCTTTGGGAGATCCTGCCCAATGCGCGCGGGCCGCTGATCGTCGATGCCTGCCTGCGCATCGGCTACACCACCATCCTGCTCGGCACGCTCGGTTATTTCGGCCTTGGTCTGGCGCCTGAAAGTCCGGACTGGGGCACGGCGATCAAGGACGCCAGCCGACTGCTGCGCTCCTTCATCCATCCGGCGCTGCCGCCGACGATCGCGCTGATGTCGTTCGTGCTGGGGCTCAACCTCTTGGCCGACTCGCTGCGTGAACAATCGATGAAAGACTGA
- a CDS encoding class I SAM-dependent methyltransferase — protein sequence MASVEPGIARHYDVSGLEQRMIAALADMGVDVAHPRASDLEAVDEFHIGGVAATKALVEQMGLKPAVELLDIGSGVGGPARFVANSAGVNVTGIDLTQSYVDIATGLSKRVGMADKTRFVQGSALEMPFGNASFDAAMILHVGMNLPDKNKLMSEAARVLRPGGVFAVYDVMRLKDGALTFPLPWASTPAISFVATPDDYRSAAAASGFSVIAERPRGAFAIEFFATMRGRMAAAQAEGKKPPPGVGLIMGDEARTKIANLTAALEGGILAPVELLLRLG from the coding sequence ATGGCCTCGGTGGAACCGGGCATCGCCCGTCACTACGACGTATCGGGTCTGGAGCAGCGGATGATTGCCGCGCTCGCCGATATGGGCGTGGATGTTGCCCATCCGCGCGCCAGCGATCTCGAAGCGGTCGACGAATTCCACATTGGCGGCGTGGCGGCCACCAAGGCATTGGTCGAGCAGATGGGGCTGAAGCCGGCGGTTGAGCTTCTCGATATTGGGTCCGGTGTTGGCGGTCCGGCCCGTTTTGTCGCCAACAGCGCCGGCGTCAACGTCACCGGCATCGACCTGACGCAAAGCTATGTCGATATCGCGACCGGCCTGTCAAAGCGGGTGGGAATGGCTGACAAAACCCGGTTCGTGCAGGGTAGCGCGCTGGAGATGCCATTCGGCAATGCCAGCTTCGACGCTGCGATGATCCTGCATGTCGGCATGAACCTTCCCGACAAGAACAAGCTGATGAGCGAGGCCGCGCGCGTGCTGCGGCCGGGCGGCGTCTTCGCCGTCTATGATGTGATGCGCCTGAAAGACGGAGCGCTGACCTTCCCGTTGCCGTGGGCATCGACCCCGGCGATATCCTTCGTCGCCACACCTGATGACTATCGTTCCGCCGCCGCTGCTTCAGGGTTCTCCGTGATCGCCGAGCGCCCGCGCGGCGCCTTCGCCATCGAGTTCTTTGCCACGATGCGTGGCCGGATGGCCGCCGCGCAAGCGGAAGGCAAGAAGCCACCTCCCGGCGTTGGTCTCATCATGGGCGACGAGGCCCGCACCAAGATCGCCAATCTCACCGCCGCGCTTGAAGGCGGCATTCTTGCACCCGTGGAATTGCTCCTTCGTCTCGGCTGA
- a CDS encoding class I SAM-dependent methyltransferase, with amino-acid sequence MARWPGVGEVVGIDPSPIFLAKARELGSSIPNLSFVEGDARDLPLEDHSFDVVVFHTCLTHVPGPEKALVEALRVLRPGGLLAVFDGDYATATVATGDHDPLQDCVEAAVGAPGP; translated from the coding sequence CTGGCGCGCTGGCCAGGGGTCGGCGAGGTGGTCGGCATCGACCCGTCACCGATATTCCTGGCCAAGGCGAGGGAGCTTGGCTCTTCTATTCCCAATCTCAGCTTCGTCGAGGGCGATGCGCGCGACTTGCCGCTGGAAGACCATTCGTTCGATGTGGTCGTCTTCCATACCTGCCTGACCCACGTGCCCGGCCCAGAAAAAGCCCTGGTCGAAGCGCTGCGCGTGCTACGCCCCGGTGGCTTGCTGGCTGTCTTCGACGGCGATTACGCAACCGCGACCGTCGCCACCGGCGATCATGATCCGCTGCAGGATTGCGTCGAGGCCGCGGTGGGGGCCCCTGGTCCATGA
- a CDS encoding trimethylamine methyltransferase family protein gives MNEPRRKRGAERTSNRGPSAIPQLPPRRVTNPYPPMAMLSADQIEAIHQASMHILENFGIEVMSPRALALFEKAGARVDHATANVRIDRGLVTEALKTTRSSYTLTPRNPANTVHLGGNTINFTLVAGPPNVHDIERGRRAGNLRDYADLTRLAQHFNCIHMLGNQVCAPVELPANSRHLDTYFANLTLTDKSFHVSAIGRGRALDGIEMMAISRGLTLDQMADDPGITTIISVNSPRRFDEMMAEGLMTMAEFGQSVAVTPFTLMGAMSPVTLAGALAQQNAEALFGVVLTQLVRPGAPVMYGAFTSNVDMKSGAPAFGTPENTKANVASGQLARRYRLPYRTTPGSASNAADAQGAYETLMALWGAVLGHGNLVYHAAGWQEGGLTASFEKFIIDVEMIQHMMEFLRPIEVNEAELAVEALGAVPTGGHFFGEPHTLERYATAFYQPMLSNWQNYEAWQEAGGLDATARATRLWKKALEDYVEPVMDIAVREALEAYMAKRREAIGQGEP, from the coding sequence ATGAATGAACCCAGACGCAAGCGCGGCGCCGAGCGCACCAGCAACAGGGGGCCATCGGCCATCCCGCAATTGCCGCCGCGACGCGTGACCAATCCCTATCCGCCGATGGCGATGCTGTCGGCCGACCAGATCGAGGCGATCCACCAGGCCTCGATGCACATATTGGAGAATTTCGGCATCGAGGTGATGAGCCCGCGCGCGCTCGCGCTGTTCGAGAAAGCCGGCGCCAGGGTCGATCATGCGACGGCGAATGTCCGCATCGATCGCGGCCTGGTCACTGAAGCGCTAAAGACCACGCGCTCCAGCTATACGCTGACACCGCGCAATCCGGCCAACACCGTTCATCTCGGCGGCAACACCATCAATTTCACGCTGGTCGCCGGGCCGCCCAATGTGCACGACATCGAACGCGGCCGCCGCGCTGGAAACCTCCGCGACTATGCGGACCTGACCCGGCTGGCGCAGCATTTCAACTGCATCCACATGCTTGGCAACCAGGTCTGTGCGCCGGTGGAACTGCCGGCGAATTCCCGTCATCTCGACACCTATTTCGCCAATCTGACGCTCACCGACAAGAGTTTCCACGTCTCGGCGATCGGCCGGGGCAGGGCGCTGGACGGCATCGAGATGATGGCGATTTCACGCGGGCTGACGCTGGACCAGATGGCGGATGATCCCGGCATCACCACCATCATTTCCGTCAACTCGCCGCGCCGTTTCGACGAGATGATGGCAGAGGGGTTGATGACCATGGCCGAGTTCGGCCAGTCGGTGGCGGTGACGCCGTTCACGCTGATGGGGGCGATGAGCCCGGTGACGCTGGCCGGTGCGTTGGCGCAGCAGAACGCCGAGGCGCTGTTCGGCGTGGTGCTGACGCAGCTTGTGCGGCCAGGCGCGCCGGTCATGTATGGCGCCTTCACCTCCAATGTCGACATGAAGTCGGGCGCGCCGGCCTTCGGCACGCCGGAGAACACCAAGGCCAACGTCGCTTCCGGGCAACTGGCGCGGCGCTACCGGCTGCCCTACCGCACGACGCCCGGCTCGGCCTCCAACGCCGCCGACGCGCAAGGCGCCTATGAGACGCTGATGGCGCTGTGGGGCGCGGTGCTTGGCCACGGCAATCTCGTCTACCACGCCGCCGGCTGGCAGGAGGGCGGGCTGACGGCGTCGTTCGAAAAATTCATCATCGATGTCGAGATGATCCAGCACATGATGGAGTTCCTGCGCCCGATCGAGGTCAACGAGGCCGAGCTTGCCGTCGAGGCGCTGGGTGCCGTGCCGACAGGTGGTCACTTCTTTGGCGAGCCGCACACGCTGGAGCGCTACGCCACGGCGTTCTACCAGCCGATGCTGTCCAACTGGCAGAATTACGAGGCCTGGCAGGAAGCCGGCGGTCTTGATGCCACGGCGCGGGCGACGCGGCTGTGGAAGAAGGCGCTGGAAGACTATGTCGAGCCGGTGATGGATATAGCCGTGCGCGAGGCGCTGGAGGCTTACATGGCCAAGCGCCGGGAAGCGATCGGGCAGGGCGAGCCGTGA
- a CDS encoding dipeptide ABC transporter ATP-binding protein translates to MNEAVRNPAEPTNGPIIEIENLSISFFTRKGEIPAVMDFSCTVMPGEAMGIVGESGCGKSTVSLGIMRDLSNIGKIVGGKIKFQGKDMGELSDEELRSIRGNKIAMIYQEPMASLNPAMKIGQQLMEVPLIHDKVSKEEAHKRALDMVRSVKLPDPERMMRSYPHQLSGGQQQRIVIAMALLSKPALLLLDEPTTALDVTVEAGIVDLVKGLGEKFGTSMIFVSHNLGLILETCDRITVMYSGEAVETGKIKDVFDRMRHPYTQGLFRSIPLPGADKNSRPLISIPGQLPLPHERPKGCNFGPRCHHFVEGVCNAAEIPMIEVAGHEGHFSRCVRFNEIDWEALPPGAKKVNERVVPGAPVLKIEDLRKYYRVGGSEVFGSSEGRVVKANETISFMARESETVAIVGESGCGKSTLAKVLLGLETASAGTVTLGNKQIQSTGIEKRSVETVSSIQMVFQNPFDTLNPSHSVGSQIIRTLEKFNIGKTVADRRKRMLELLDLVKLPRAFETRKPRQLSGGQKQRIGVARAFAGDAKVVVADEPVSALDVSVQAAVTELLMDIQRKNKTTMLFISHDLSVVRYIADRVVVMYLGYIVEQGTTDQIFAPPYHPYTEALLSAIPIADTSVVKRHIVLEGDIPSAMNPPSGCPFQTRCGYKKLVPDNLCETKVPPVKHLGDGHMSLCWLANDVLDKMEPVIKFDKEHVAHEGVPEDASEGAGPGFAGTPPNRPHGKTASAEADAIGQAAEDAEAVSQARRHEVRDEISETGGPATDDNATSAPFTSRILGEGRQAENARVAPAVGSAGSENDAASADGAADRHRPAGIARPDQPDDLKLISGVGPKIEVILNELGIYRFEQVAAWNKAERDWVDHHIQFHGRIERDDWVRQAKALAEGGEAEYIRVFGKKPR, encoded by the coding sequence ATGAACGAGGCAGTTCGAAATCCCGCCGAGCCGACCAATGGGCCGATCATCGAGATCGAGAACCTGTCGATCTCCTTCTTCACCCGCAAGGGTGAGATACCCGCCGTCATGGATTTTTCCTGCACCGTCATGCCTGGCGAGGCGATGGGCATCGTTGGTGAATCCGGCTGCGGCAAGTCGACCGTGTCGCTCGGCATCATGCGCGACCTCTCCAACATCGGAAAGATCGTCGGCGGCAAGATCAAGTTCCAGGGCAAGGACATGGGCGAACTCTCCGATGAGGAGTTGCGCTCCATTCGCGGCAACAAGATCGCGATGATCTACCAGGAGCCGATGGCGAGCCTGAACCCGGCGATGAAGATCGGCCAGCAACTGATGGAAGTGCCGCTGATCCACGACAAGGTGTCGAAGGAAGAGGCTCATAAACGTGCGCTCGACATGGTGCGTTCGGTCAAGCTGCCCGACCCCGAGCGCATGATGCGCTCCTATCCGCACCAGCTCTCCGGCGGCCAGCAGCAGCGCATCGTCATTGCCATGGCGCTGCTGTCGAAGCCGGCGCTGCTTCTGCTCGATGAGCCGACGACGGCGCTCGACGTGACGGTGGAGGCGGGCATCGTCGACCTGGTCAAGGGGCTGGGCGAAAAGTTCGGCACCTCGATGATCTTCGTGTCGCACAATCTCGGCCTGATCCTGGAGACCTGCGACCGCATCACCGTGATGTATTCGGGCGAGGCTGTGGAGACCGGCAAGATCAAGGACGTGTTCGACCGGATGCGCCACCCTTATACGCAAGGGCTGTTCCGCTCGATCCCGCTGCCGGGCGCCGACAAGAATTCGCGGCCGCTGATTTCGATCCCCGGGCAGTTGCCGCTGCCGCACGAGCGGCCGAAGGGCTGCAATTTCGGCCCGCGCTGCCACCATTTCGTCGAGGGCGTCTGCAACGCCGCCGAAATCCCGATGATCGAGGTCGCCGGCCACGAAGGCCATTTCTCGCGCTGCGTGCGCTTCAACGAGATCGACTGGGAAGCGCTGCCGCCTGGCGCCAAGAAGGTCAATGAGCGCGTCGTGCCCGGCGCGCCGGTGCTCAAGATCGAGGATTTGAGAAAATACTACAGGGTTGGCGGTAGCGAGGTGTTTGGCTCGAGCGAGGGCCGCGTCGTCAAGGCCAATGAGACGATCTCCTTCATGGCGCGCGAATCCGAGACCGTCGCCATTGTCGGCGAATCCGGCTGCGGAAAGTCGACGCTGGCCAAGGTGCTGCTCGGGTTGGAGACGGCAAGTGCCGGCACGGTGACACTGGGTAACAAGCAGATCCAGTCGACTGGCATCGAGAAGCGCAGCGTGGAAACCGTGTCGTCGATCCAGATGGTGTTCCAGAACCCGTTCGACACGCTCAATCCCAGCCACTCGGTCGGCTCGCAGATCATCCGCACGCTGGAAAAGTTCAATATCGGCAAGACGGTTGCCGATCGCCGCAAGCGCATGCTGGAACTGCTCGACCTTGTGAAGCTGCCGCGGGCCTTCGAGACCCGCAAGCCGCGCCAGCTGTCAGGCGGCCAGAAGCAGCGCATCGGCGTGGCCCGAGCCTTTGCCGGCGATGCCAAGGTGGTGGTGGCCGACGAGCCGGTCTCGGCGCTGGACGTGTCGGTGCAGGCGGCGGTGACCGAACTGCTGATGGACATCCAGCGCAAGAACAAGACGACGATGCTGTTCATCAGCCACGATCTGTCGGTCGTGCGCTACATCGCCGACCGCGTCGTCGTGATGTATCTCGGCTATATCGTCGAGCAAGGCACGACCGACCAGATCTTCGCGCCGCCGTACCACCCCTATACCGAGGCGCTGCTGTCGGCGATCCCGATCGCCGACACCAGCGTTGTGAAGCGGCACATTGTGCTGGAAGGCGACATTCCTTCGGCGATGAACCCGCCGTCCGGCTGTCCATTCCAGACGCGCTGCGGCTACAAGAAGCTGGTGCCGGACAATCTGTGCGAGACGAAAGTGCCACCGGTCAAGCATCTCGGCGATGGCCATATGAGTCTGTGCTGGCTTGCCAACGATGTGCTGGACAAGATGGAGCCGGTTATCAAGTTCGACAAGGAGCACGTGGCCCATGAGGGCGTGCCGGAAGACGCGTCGGAAGGGGCTGGACCAGGTTTCGCAGGCACACCTCCGAACCGGCCGCACGGCAAGACGGCTAGCGCGGAGGCTGATGCGATTGGGCAGGCTGCCGAGGATGCTGAAGCCGTTTCGCAGGCCCGCCGTCATGAAGTTCGCGACGAGATTTCGGAAACCGGTGGACCGGCGACGGATGACAACGCCACATCCGCGCCGTTCACCTCGAGAATACTTGGCGAGGGCCGCCAGGCGGAGAACGCCAGGGTTGCCCCTGCCGTTGGCAGCGCGGGTAGCGAGAACGATGCAGCCAGCGCCGACGGTGCCGCGGACAGGCATCGCCCGGCAGGCATCGCCAGGCCGGATCAGCCCGACGATCTCAAGTTGATCTCCGGCGTCGGCCCGAAGATCGAAGTCATCCTGAATGAGCTTGGCATCTATCGCTTCGAGCAGGTGGCGGCGTGGAACAAGGCCGAACGCGATTGGGTCGACCACCACATCCAGTTCCATGGCCGCATCGAGCGTGACGACTGGGTCAGGCAGGCCAAGGCGCTCGCCGAGGGTGGCGAGGCGGAATACATCAGGGTGTTTGGCAAGAAGCCGCGCTGA
- a CDS encoding NAD(P)-dependent oxidoreductase, with translation MPEGQFKEGIAGGRLSADQYADNFSDLHPPLDRHEALVESDRCYFCYDAPCMNACPTSIDIPLFIRQISTGNPIGSAKTIFDQNILGGMCARVCPTETLCEEVCVREIAEGKPVQIGRLQRYATDVAMAENKQFYQRATPTGKTVAVVGAGPAGLAAAHRLARHGHEVTILEARPKAGGLNEYGIAAYKSVDNFAQAEVDYVTAIGGIDIQNGKALGRDYQLADLIRNYDAVFLGMGLGGVNALRADGEDTDGVTNAVEFIAELRQASDLSGLPVGRRVVVIGGGMTAIDAAVQSKLLGAEEVTICYRRGQEHMNASEFEQDLAAANGVTIRHWLQPKRVIAEGGKVSAIEVEYTAMNGDRLAGTGETLTLIADQVFKAIGQSFVPAALNCSGASIDLEAGRIKVDAEGRTSLANVWAGGDCIFGGDDLTVSAVAQGRDAAESINRSLTQG, from the coding sequence ATGCCAGAGGGCCAGTTCAAGGAAGGCATCGCCGGCGGCCGGCTTTCGGCCGACCAGTACGCGGACAATTTTTCCGACCTGCATCCGCCGCTCGATCGTCACGAGGCGCTGGTCGAATCCGACCGCTGCTATTTCTGTTACGACGCGCCGTGCATGAATGCATGCCCGACCTCGATCGACATTCCCCTGTTCATCCGCCAGATCTCGACCGGCAATCCGATTGGTTCGGCCAAGACGATCTTCGACCAGAACATCCTTGGCGGCATGTGCGCCCGCGTCTGCCCCACCGAGACATTGTGCGAGGAAGTCTGCGTGCGCGAGATCGCCGAAGGCAAGCCGGTGCAGATCGGCCGCCTGCAGCGCTACGCCACCGACGTTGCCATGGCCGAGAACAAGCAGTTCTATCAGCGCGCCACGCCGACGGGGAAGACGGTTGCGGTGGTCGGCGCCGGTCCGGCCGGCCTTGCCGCCGCCCATCGGCTCGCCCGCCATGGCCATGAAGTGACCATCCTGGAAGCGCGCCCGAAGGCTGGCGGCCTCAACGAATATGGCATCGCCGCCTACAAGAGCGTCGACAATTTCGCCCAGGCCGAGGTCGACTACGTGACCGCGATCGGTGGCATCGACATCCAGAACGGCAAGGCGCTCGGCCGCGACTACCAGCTCGCCGACCTGATCCGCAATTACGATGCGGTGTTTCTCGGCATGGGGCTTGGCGGCGTCAACGCGCTGCGCGCCGATGGCGAGGACACCGACGGCGTTACCAATGCGGTGGAGTTCATAGCGGAGTTGCGCCAGGCCAGCGATCTGTCCGGCCTGCCCGTTGGCCGGCGTGTCGTTGTCATCGGCGGCGGCATGACCGCGATCGACGCGGCGGTGCAATCAAAACTGCTTGGCGCCGAGGAGGTGACGATCTGCTACCGTCGCGGCCAGGAGCATATGAACGCTTCCGAATTCGAGCAGGATCTGGCCGCCGCCAACGGCGTCACCATCCGCCACTGGCTGCAGCCGAAGCGGGTGATTGCCGAAGGGGGTAAAGTCAGCGCCATCGAAGTCGAATACACAGCCATGAATGGCGACAGACTTGCCGGCACCGGCGAGACACTGACGCTCATTGCCGACCAGGTGTTCAAGGCCATCGGCCAGAGCTTTGTCCCGGCGGCGCTCAATTGCAGTGGCGCATCGATCGACCTCGAAGCCGGCCGCATCAAGGTCGATGCGGAAGGGCGCACGTCGCTGGCCAACGTATGGGCCGGCGGCGACTGCATCTTTGGTGGCGACGACCTGACGGTCTCGGCCGTGGCGCAGGGCCGCGACGCGGCGGAGAGTATCAACAGGAGTCTGACGCAGGGATAA
- a CDS encoding VOC family protein — MPKSPMPFFWYELMTTDLDAAEAFYTAVVGWKAEAFDKAPGMPRYIVVNAGDRGVGGLMTMPEDATKMGMLPAWIGYIHTKDIDASTQSLKKAGGAVHRDPDDIPGVGRFAVVADPQGATFMFLQPNGPDQPAVPATTPGHIGWHELFTSDWKAAFDFYASEFGWAKSSEFDMGEMGIYLIFTAGPESGGGMMNKPAQIPVPVWQFYFNVEGIDAAAKRVTDNSGKVLMGPMEVPTGQWIVQCQDPQGAHFALLAPVR; from the coding sequence ATGCCGAAGTCCCCGATGCCCTTCTTCTGGTATGAGTTGATGACCACCGATCTCGATGCCGCCGAGGCGTTCTACACAGCCGTCGTCGGCTGGAAGGCTGAAGCCTTCGACAAGGCGCCCGGCATGCCCCGCTACATCGTGGTCAATGCAGGTGATCGCGGCGTCGGCGGGCTGATGACCATGCCGGAAGACGCCACCAAGATGGGCATGCTGCCGGCCTGGATCGGCTACATCCACACCAAGGACATCGATGCCTCGACGCAATCCCTGAAGAAGGCCGGCGGCGCGGTGCATCGCGACCCCGACGACATCCCCGGCGTCGGCCGCTTCGCCGTGGTCGCCGATCCGCAAGGCGCGACGTTCATGTTCCTGCAGCCCAACGGTCCGGACCAGCCGGCGGTGCCGGCAACCACCCCCGGCCATATCGGCTGGCATGAACTTTTCACAAGCGACTGGAAGGCCGCCTTCGATTTCTATGCCAGTGAGTTCGGCTGGGCCAAGTCCAGTGAATTCGACATGGGCGAGATGGGCATCTACCTGATCTTCACGGCCGGCCCTGAATCCGGCGGCGGCATGATGAACAAGCCCGCGCAGATCCCCGTCCCCGTCTGGCAGTTCTATTTCAACGTCGAGGGCATCGATGCGGCAGCCAAGCGCGTCACCGACAATAGCGGCAAGGTGCTGATGGGCCCGATGGAGGTTCCGACCGGCCAGTGGATCGTCCAGTGCCAGGACCCGCAAGGCGCGCATTTCGCGCTTCTGGCGCCGGTACGCTGA
- a CDS encoding transglycosylase SLT domain-containing protein has product MRRSSFSKIVAVSVLLALSACATAPSHINNVCAVFDQNDGWFDNWQSAAERTQQKYGVPVPVLMATVRKESGFKSNARPPRTKLLGFIPWKHVSSATGFSQALDGTWSQYQSETGNWAARRTKFADAVDFVGWYHSKTADTYGVARNDTYNLYLAYYLGWTAYGRGNRGDAGVQGYARATEKMAQDYAVQLKQCGN; this is encoded by the coding sequence ATGCGTAGGTCGAGTTTTAGTAAAATTGTCGCGGTTTCCGTACTGCTGGCGCTGTCGGCCTGCGCCACGGCGCCAAGCCATATCAACAATGTCTGCGCCGTCTTCGACCAGAATGACGGCTGGTTCGACAATTGGCAGTCGGCGGCCGAACGCACGCAGCAGAAATACGGCGTGCCGGTTCCCGTGCTGATGGCAACGGTGCGCAAGGAATCCGGCTTCAAGAGCAATGCCCGGCCGCCACGCACCAAGCTTCTGGGCTTCATTCCGTGGAAGCATGTTTCCAGCGCCACCGGCTTCTCGCAGGCGCTGGATGGCACCTGGTCGCAATATCAGAGCGAAACCGGCAACTGGGCGGCGCGGCGCACCAAATTCGCCGATGCCGTCGACTTCGTCGGCTGGTATCATTCCAAGACCGCCGACACCTATGGCGTCGCCCGCAACGACACCTACAATCTCTACCTGGCCTACTATCTCGGCTGGACCGCCTACGGCCGCGGCAATCGAGGTGACGCCGGTGTGCAGGGCTATGCGCGAGCCACCGAAAAGATGGCGCAGGACTACGCCGTGCAGTTGAAGCAGTGCGGCAACTGA